A single region of the Procambarus clarkii isolate CNS0578487 chromosome 59, FALCON_Pclarkii_2.0, whole genome shotgun sequence genome encodes:
- the LOC123768227 gene encoding WW domain-binding protein 11, whose protein sequence is MMGYSQHKHHSVLVYCGLLPSTDFSQLILAYRHGAMGRRSINTTKSGKYMNPTDQARKEARKRELKKNKKQRQMVRAAVLKGKDPSQIIMEMEKIDSMEYNVEVPPALSEKVLKDKRKKLRETLDRVLKLYERENPEYWVEIRRMEGDYEKKRQALIEYFESVRHAQAVTVDEIPLPNLDMPPVPDALMPDLPPPPEIVPLPVPNAHMVPSHSILKKLSAYVPPPAEPKKPPGCPPTLPPDLSDDEEEEEEEEEEEEAMETEPAVPSTEKEEAEEEEKEDDDDETEEKDKSQTRSRTIRFEDGEDSDEEKDTRVTITNSKGLTSLQTKLLQMSGQDIDDFMRETEVLFREKEAERKADLRARLDKLYDDEPPRPNLQQPMLNVPPPQARGPAGPPIGLPPGTTASQPTPTSQVASQASYLPSAPPPTTVSVSGPPGVPLVTLPVAPPGTTLSLPPTSVPLIPPGVTPTVVQSTPNVAPGGHPVGPLGSSSVVPSIIPPSIPPVIPPGAPPTGIPGAPPGAPPLMFRPPPPMRSGLPPPPGVRPPPGPPPQGMPPRLPNMRMPPPMPPRLPMRPPGVPPGMPPPGMPPRGLPPVHNPNVLSAGPQLIARPREDDKKHSATIEAKPQIRNLSADVTRFLPTALRVKREDRKKLGKAQTDIKEMGGKAEETDRKPTKDDAYSQFMREMEGLL, encoded by the exons ATGATGGGATattcacaacacaaacaccattcGGTACTTGTTTACTGTGGGCTGCTACCTTCCACTGATTTTTCTCAATTGATTCTTGCTTACAGACACGGTGCCATGGGTAGACGAAGTATAAATACCACCAAGAGTGGTAAATACATGAATCCAACAGATCAGGCCC gtaAGGAGGCTAGAAAAAGAGAGCTGAAAAAAAACAAGAAACAACGGCAGATGGTTCGAGCAGCAGTACTTAAGGGAAAAGACCCATCACAAATCATCATGGAGATGGAAAAAATTGACAGTATGG AATACAATGTTGAGGTCCCACCAGCTCTCAGTGAAAAGGTATTAAAAGATAAGAGAAAGAAGCTAAGAGAGACTCTTGATCGAGTTCTTAAACTGTATGAAAGAGAAAATCCAGAATACTGGGTTGAAATTCGTCGTATGGAAGGGGATTATGAGAAGAAAAGGCAAGCACTTATTGAATATTTTGAGTCAGTTCGACATGCTCAGGCAGTTACGGTAGATGAGATTCCTTTACCAAATCTTGACATGCCTCCAGTACCTGATGCATTGATGCCTGATCTGCCACCTCCCCCAGAGATAGTTCCCTTGCCAGTGCCAAATGCTCATATGGTTCCTTCTCATAGTATTCTTAAAAAATTGTCAGCATATGTACCACCTCCAGCTGAACCAAAAAAGCCTCCAGGTTgtcctccaacactgccacctgACCTTAGTGatgatgaagaggaggaggaggaggaggaggaagaggaggaagcaaTGGAAACAGAACCTGCTGTTCCTAGTACAGAGAAAGAGGAGGCAGAGGAAGAAGAAaaggaagatgatgatgatgaaactGAGGAGAAAGATAAGAGTCAAACACGAAGCCGTACTATTCGTTTTGAAGATGGAGAAGATTCGGATGAAGAAAAGGACACGAGGGTTACAATAACAAATTCTAAAGGACTAACCAGCTTACAGACTAAGCTATTGCAGATGTCAGGCCAAGACATAGATGACTTCATGAGGGAAACTGAAGTACTTTTCCGTGAGAAGGAGGCAGAGCGTAAGGCTGATCTCAGGGCTCGATTAGATAAACTGTACGATGATGAGCCTCCAAGACCTAATCTTCAGCAACCAATGCTGAATGTGCCACCTCCACAAGCTAGAGGGCCAGCTGGTCCTCCTATAGGTCTTCCTCCAGGTACTACAGCATCACAGCCAACTCCCACTAGTCAGGTTGCATCCCAAGCTTCTTACCTTCCTTCtgctccaccaccaacaacagtctCAGTAAGTGGACCACCTGGAGTCCCACTTGTCACATTGCCTGTGGCCCCACCAGGAACCACCTTGTCCCTTCCACCAACATCTGTTCCACTTATCCCACCAGGTGTTACTCCCACAGTTGTGCAGTCCACTCCAAATGTTGCTCCAGGTGGCCATCCTGTAGGACCCTTAGGATCATCTTCAGTGGTTCCCTCTATTATTCCACCTTCTATTCCACCAGTGATTCCTCCAGGAGCACCTCCAACAGGCATTCCAGGtgcaccacctggagcaccaccacttATGTTTCGCCCACCTCCACCAATGCGCAGTGGTCTCCCACCACCCCCAGGAGTTCGTCCACCACCAGGGCCTCCTCCACAAGGAATGCCCCCCCGACTACCTAATATGCGCATGCCACCACCAATGCCTCCTCGTTTACCTATGCGTCCGCCAGGTGTTCCACCCGGTATGCCACCACCAGGAATGCCTCCACGTGGCCTTCCTCCAGTTCACAACCCAAATGTGCTGTCTGCAGGTCCTCAACTTATTGCTCGACCAAGGGAAGACGACAAAAAGCATTCGGCAACCATCGAAGCCAAGCCACAGATCAG